One Heyndrickxia oleronia genomic window, ATTTCTATGGGGCAGGGTTTTCTACAATATTTTCCGATTATTTAGCGAAGAAGCTAGAGTTATTTGGTTATTATGTTTCGAATGCCTCTACTAGTGATAGCAGGGCATTATTTTTTAATAATATTCAAAAATACAATTTATTAATTGTCTTTTCGCGGTCTGGTGAAACAAATAAAGTAATAGAAAAAGTAAAAATCGCAAAGGATAATGGATTGAAGACGGTCCTATTTACTGGAAATAATAAGAGCACAACAGCTCAACTTGCTGATATTGTTTTTCAAGTATTAGACCCAACGATCGAGTCACAACAAGAATTTCAAGTGACTTCCTATGAATCAAACATGTTTATGCTTATTGATATCATTCTAACTTTAGCGATTAAACAAGGAATTATCACTGAATTTTAAATAGCTATTAATGAGATGTAACATGTTACGATATTTGTTCACATTGTACAGAATCGCCGTTTTCCCTTTCGTGAGTAGGAAAACGGCATTATACTGTGAATGTAATTGATAGCGTTTACTTGTTGAAAGGAAGGTTGCGAATGAAAAGGGTCTTGAATGGTCTTCAACTTTTTGGAAAATCATTATTTGCACCTATATTACTTTTACCGATTATAGGGCTGTTTATAGCCTTTGGTAATGTATTTGGAAATGGGAACTTAGCAGAATATATTCCATTTTTAAAACATCCATTTGTACAGAATATTGGACAGTTTATTTCGGGATCGGCCGTATCGATTCTTCAAAACCTGGCCCTTGTTTTCGCCGTTGGGATTCCAATCGGATTAGCGAAAAAGGATAAAGGGTATGCGGCTTTAACTGGCTTAGTTTCTTTCGTTATTTTTATCAATGCCATGCATCAAGTACTGAAATTAGCAGATCGTTTAGTGCCAACTGAGTCTATGCAATCTTCTGGGCAAGCAATGGTATTGAATGTTCAAGTGCTTGAAATGGGTGTATTTTCAGGTATTTTAATCGGGGCTTTGGTAGGGGTTTTACACAATAAATATTGTGATACGAAATTTAAAGGCGTTATGCAAATTTATTCTGGTCATCGTTTCGTTGCTATTCTGGCCATTCCAAGTGCGATGATTTTAGGTGTATTGGCCGCTGAATTTTGGCCATTTGTTCAAAATGGAATTACGGCATTAGCCATTGGTATTAAAAGCCTAGGGTCTTTTGGCTTCTTAGTATATGGCTTCCTAGAACGAATTTTAATCCCTACTGGTCTGCATCATCTTGTATATACACCATTTTTATATACAGAATTAGGTGGAACAGAACAGATAGGTAAAGATATAGTCTATGGGGCAAGAAATATTTACTTTGCTGAAATGGCAGATAAAAGTATTCCAGTGTTAAGCAGCACTGTAAACTGGGATGCACGTGGATTAAGTAAAATGTTTGGATTAATGGGTGCTGCAGTAGCGATGTATGTAACAGCTAAAAAAGGTAAAAAATCAATGGCGAAAGCAGTTTTATTACCTGCTGCGATTACTTCCTTCTTATTGGGTGTAACGGAACCAATCGAATTTGCGTTCATGTTCGTGGCTCCTGTATTATTCGTTGTTCATGCGGTTTTAGCTGGTACAGGTATGATGCTGTTAAGTCTGTTAGGTGTCCATGCAATTGGGGCAAATGGTTTTATTGATTTCTTACTTTATAACCTGCCATTAGGAACAACAAAATCCAATTGGCCGATGTTTATATTAGTCGGATTGTTTATGTTTGCACTTTACTTCATTATATTCCGCTTCTTAATTTTAAAGTTGAACTTAAAGACACCGGGGCGTGAAGATGATACAGAAGTTGTAGTAGAGCAGGTTCCTGTTCAAACAACGAAACAGGGAACAGACAAAGATCAGAATTCTTCTCCAGTTGGGCAGACAATTATTACTGCTTTGGGTGGAAGTGAAAATATCGAGAACGTTGATAATTGCTATACAAGATTAAGGCTTGTATTGAAAAATCCAGATATTGTGGACGAAAACCTATTGAAACAAACAGGTTCAAAAGGTGTGATCAAGTCTGGTAATAATGTTCAGGTTGTTTACGGATTAAATGTTAAATCTGTTCGGGATCAAGTAGATAGTAGCTTAGGAGGAATATAAGATGAAAACATATAAATTAGCGATAGCTGGTGGCGGTAGTACGTATACTCCTGGAATTGTAAGAAGTTTAATGGATAGATTAGAAGATTTACCGTTATCTGAATTAAGATTTTACGATATTGATGGGGAGCGTCAATCAAAGGTAGTAATTGCTGCCAAAGCAGTCATTTCTGAATATACTGATCGTATCAATATAGTGGAAACAACAGATCCACAAGTTGCCTTCGATGATGTAGATTTTGTTTTTGCCCAAATGAGGGTGGGGAAATATGCAATGAGAGAGCTTGATGAAAAGATTCCCCTTTCCCACAATGTTGTCGGTCAAGAAACATGTGGACCTGGTGGATTAGCCTATGGATTAAGAACGATTTTCCCAATGGTTGAGTTAATCGATTTTGTTGAAAAATATGCTAAGCCTTCTTGTTGGATTGTGAATTACTCTAACCCAGCCTCCATCGTTGCGGAAGGTGTTCGTAAATTAAGACCACATGCTAGAGTCATCAATATTTGCGATATGCCAGTTGCTACAATGCGCAATATGAG contains:
- a CDS encoding MurR/RpiR family transcriptional regulator — encoded protein: MERSEKIFLDYVNDKELNQSERDILAFLIEKRFVGGPLSIRKAADELFVSTTSIIRLCKKLGFSGYSEFIYHLGLKVSNLPEHISESVVGIHQPLEDKVSEFIQNYHLTFHSIDETHIQAFLHEIEKHRKIYFYGAGFSTIFSDYLAKKLELFGYYVSNASTSDSRALFFNNIQKYNLLIVFSRSGETNKVIEKVKIAKDNGLKTVLFTGNNKSTTAQLADIVFQVLDPTIESQQEFQVTSYESNMFMLIDIILTLAIKQGIITEF
- a CDS encoding PTS transporter subunit EIIC → MKRVLNGLQLFGKSLFAPILLLPIIGLFIAFGNVFGNGNLAEYIPFLKHPFVQNIGQFISGSAVSILQNLALVFAVGIPIGLAKKDKGYAALTGLVSFVIFINAMHQVLKLADRLVPTESMQSSGQAMVLNVQVLEMGVFSGILIGALVGVLHNKYCDTKFKGVMQIYSGHRFVAILAIPSAMILGVLAAEFWPFVQNGITALAIGIKSLGSFGFLVYGFLERILIPTGLHHLVYTPFLYTELGGTEQIGKDIVYGARNIYFAEMADKSIPVLSSTVNWDARGLSKMFGLMGAAVAMYVTAKKGKKSMAKAVLLPAAITSFLLGVTEPIEFAFMFVAPVLFVVHAVLAGTGMMLLSLLGVHAIGANGFIDFLLYNLPLGTTKSNWPMFILVGLFMFALYFIIFRFLILKLNLKTPGREDDTEVVVEQVPVQTTKQGTDKDQNSSPVGQTIITALGGSENIENVDNCYTRLRLVLKNPDIVDENLLKQTGSKGVIKSGNNVQVVYGLNVKSVRDQVDSSLGGI